In Candidatus Bathyarchaeia archaeon, a single window of DNA contains:
- a CDS encoding PadR family transcriptional regulator, whose protein sequence is MAELESELVKSAVRGFSRVVILWLLSQKPMSGYSVTKELRRLTGWSFHSGVVYPLLYELEENKLIVGKWAKKGRRRIKYYSATKNGLMVLDRIRELLKMPIKEVLKDFIFQA, encoded by the coding sequence ATGGCTGAGCTGGAAAGCGAGCTGGTTAAGTCGGCTGTTCGAGGCTTCAGCAGAGTTGTAATTTTGTGGCTTTTAAGTCAAAAGCCAATGTCTGGATATAGCGTTACTAAGGAGTTGAGGAGGTTAACTGGCTGGAGTTTTCATTCTGGAGTTGTTTACCCGCTTTTATATGAGCTTGAAGAAAACAAGCTTATAGTTGGGAAATGGGCTAAAAAAGGGAGGAGGCGCATAAAATATTATTCTGCAACGAAGAACGGCTTGATGGTTTTAGACCGTATTAGGGAGCTTCTTAAAATGCCTATAAAAGAGGTTTTGAAAGACTTTATTTTTCAAGCTTAA
- a CDS encoding transketolase C-terminal domain-containing protein, whose protein sequence is MKSVAEQKTLALNGDEAVAYAVKQSDVDVVAAYPITPQTIIVERFSEYVANGEVETAFVCTESEHSALTACLAASLTGARTFTASASAGLALMHEMLFVTSGCRAPVVMAIANRALSAPINIHGDQSDTMAQRDSGWIQIYAENAQEVYDSVIQAFRIAEHPEVLLPAMVCLDGFQLSHSVENVNVLPDDVVKKFVGVRQFPLVLTHEGKLAPLKLDPENPMTMGPLAFPNYYFEFKRQQEEAMKNALRVIREVHDEYAKISGRSYGDGLLDPYFLEDAEIAIVCLGSTAGTVKTVVDELRAEGIKAGLLRMRTFRPLPVDGIREALKHVKAVAVMDKSMSFGGFGGAVFHEVRHALYDLDKKPLVVNYIYGLGGRDTSPMQIREIYKDLQEIVAKKRVETPVKYVGLRE, encoded by the coding sequence ATGAAAAGTGTTGCTGAACAAAAGACTTTAGCCTTAAACGGTGATGAGGCTGTCGCCTACGCTGTTAAACAGTCCGATGTAGACGTGGTTGCAGCTTATCCCATCACGCCTCAAACCATAATTGTTGAGAGGTTCAGCGAGTACGTAGCCAACGGCGAAGTTGAAACAGCCTTCGTCTGCACAGAGTCTGAGCACAGCGCCCTAACCGCTTGCCTTGCAGCCTCGCTTACCGGAGCTAGAACCTTCACGGCTTCGGCTTCTGCTGGCTTGGCGCTCATGCATGAAATGCTCTTTGTGACTTCTGGTTGTCGTGCACCAGTGGTTATGGCGATAGCCAACAGAGCCCTCTCAGCGCCAATAAACATTCACGGAGACCAGTCCGACACGATGGCGCAAAGGGACAGCGGATGGATACAAATATACGCTGAAAACGCCCAAGAGGTTTACGACTCTGTTATTCAGGCTTTCCGCATAGCCGAACACCCAGAAGTGCTCTTACCAGCTATGGTCTGCCTCGATGGATTCCAGCTAAGCCACTCGGTAGAAAATGTTAATGTTCTTCCAGACGATGTTGTGAAAAAGTTTGTCGGTGTACGCCAATTTCCGTTAGTGCTGACTCATGAGGGGAAGCTGGCTCCGCTAAAATTGGACCCAGAAAACCCCATGACTATGGGACCTTTGGCTTTTCCAAATTACTATTTCGAGTTTAAGAGGCAGCAGGAGGAAGCCATGAAAAACGCGCTTAGGGTTATCCGCGAAGTGCATGATGAATATGCGAAAATCAGTGGCAGAAGCTACGGCGACGGCTTGCTGGACCCATACTTTCTTGAGGATGCTGAAATAGCCATAGTCTGCCTAGGCTCAACAGCTGGGACAGTGAAAACCGTCGTTGACGAGTTGAGGGCTGAAGGCATTAAAGCTGGACTACTGCGAATGCGGACTTTCAGACCGCTGCCAGTTGACGGCATAAGAGAGGCTCTCAAACATGTTAAGGCGGTAGCTGTTATGGACAAGAGCATGAGTTTTGGAGGTTTCGGCGGCGCTGTTTTCCACGAAGTTCGCCATGCACTTTACGACTTGGACAAGAAGCCGCTCGTGGTGAACTACATTTACGGACTTGGCGGAAGGGACACAAGCCCAATGCAAATTCGCGAAATATACAAGGACCTTCAAGAGATTGTGGCGAAAAAACGTGTTGAAACCCCCGTAAAATATGTTGGATTAAGGGAGTAG
- a CDS encoding 4Fe-4S binding protein yields the protein MTSQEKGWKEISIAAVCWKPNTEFLTGDWKTYKPVRDLEKCTKCLLCAIFCPDGAIRWRSEKEDIEFDYNYCKGCGICANECPTKAIEMKLE from the coding sequence ATGACATCTCAAGAAAAAGGCTGGAAGGAAATTTCCATAGCCGCCGTATGCTGGAAGCCCAACACGGAATTCTTGACCGGTGACTGGAAAACTTACAAGCCTGTTCGGGACTTAGAGAAGTGCACAAAATGCTTGTTGTGCGCCATATTCTGTCCCGACGGAGCTATCCGCTGGAGGTCAGAAAAGGAGGATATAGAATTTGACTACAACTACTGCAAGGGCTGTGGGATATGCGCCAACGAGTGCCCAACAAAAGCCATAGAGATGAAGCTTGAGTGA
- a CDS encoding pyruvate ferredoxin oxidoreductase subunit gamma: MLEVRWHGRGGQGAWTASELLARAAVYEGKFIQSFPEFGPERMGAPVAAFTRISTEPIRLHCAIYNPDVVVVLDPTLVKTVPVTDGLREDGTIIINFRDEPSEARKMLKDNRGKVWTVPATEIAIKILGLPITSTAMLGAVARVTGVVSLQSLEKTVRERFRSDIAEKNFAVIKEAYEEVRSE, encoded by the coding sequence TTGTTAGAAGTGAGATGGCATGGCAGGGGCGGACAAGGGGCTTGGACAGCCAGCGAGTTGCTCGCAAGGGCAGCCGTTTATGAGGGGAAATTCATTCAATCTTTTCCAGAGTTTGGTCCGGAAAGGATGGGTGCTCCAGTTGCAGCTTTCACGAGAATAAGCACCGAGCCCATTAGGCTTCATTGTGCCATTTATAATCCGGATGTTGTTGTTGTTTTGGACCCTACGCTGGTTAAGACTGTGCCAGTCACTGATGGTTTAAGGGAGGATGGTACAATAATAATCAATTTTAGGGATGAGCCGTCAGAGGCTAGGAAAATGCTTAAGGACAATAGGGGGAAGGTTTGGACTGTTCCGGCGACTGAAATTGCCATAAAGATTTTGGGCTTGCCCATAACAAGCACTGCCATGCTCGGGGCTGTTGCCCGTGTGACCGGCGTTGTCAGTCTGCAAAGCCTTGAAAAAACCGTTCGGGAGCGTTTCAGAAGCGACATAGCCGAGAAGAACTTCGCAGTTATTAAGGAAGCCTATGAGGAGGTGCGTTCAGAATGA